Proteins encoded in a region of the Orcinus orca chromosome X, mOrcOrc1.1, whole genome shotgun sequence genome:
- the NDUFA1 gene encoding NADH dehydrogenase [ubiquinone] 1 alpha subcomplex subunit 1 isoform X2: MWFEILPGIAVMAVCLFIPGMATARIHRFTNGGKEKRVAHYSYQWNLMERDRRISGVNRYYVSKGLENID, translated from the exons ATGTGGTTCGAGATTCTCCCCGGGATCGCCGTCATGGCCGTGTGCTTATTCATCCCGGGAATGGCCACTGCACGCATCCACAGGTTCACTAACGGGGGCAAG GAAAAAAGGGTTGCCCATTATTCATATCAGTGGAATTTGATGGAAAGAGATAGGCGCATCTCTGGAGTTAATCGTTACTATGTGTCAAAG GGTTTGGAGAACATTGATTAA
- the RNF113A gene encoding E3 ubiquitin-protein ligase RNF113A, translating into MAEQLSPGKTTDQVCTFFFKKPVRKGAAGRRKRPVCKRESGDSSSSDEGNTVIRPEKKRATHNPMIQKTRGSGKQNAAYGDLSSGEGEGENEPESLGVVYKSTRSAKPVGPEDMGATAVYELDTEKERDAQAIFERSQKIQEELKGKEDDKIYRGINNYQKYMKPKDTSMGNASSGMVRKGPIRAPEHLRATVRWDYQPDICKDYKETGFCGFGDSCKFLHDRSDYKHGWQIERELDEGRYGVYEDENYEVGSDEEEIPFKCFICRQTFQNPVVTKCRHYFCESCALQHFRTTPRCYVCDQQTNGVFNPAKELIAKLEKHRAPEEDGASDFPEDPDEGPIPIT; encoded by the coding sequence ATGGCAGAGCAACTTTCTCCAGGAAAGACGACAGACCAGGTGTGcaccttttttttcaaaaagcctGTGCGAAAAGGGGCTGCAGGCCGCAGAAAGCGCCCGGTCTGCAAACGAGAGTCCGGAGACAGCAGCAGCAGTGACGAAGGCAACACTGTGATCCGCCCGGAAAAGAAGCGGGCGACCCACAATCCGATGATACAGAAAACCCGTGGCAGTGGTAAACAGAATGCGGCTTACGGCGACCTGAGTAgcggagagggggagggggagaacgAGCCCGAGAGCCTCGGCGTGGTGTATAAGTCCACTCGCTCGGCGAAACCCGTGGGGCCAGAAGATATGGGGGCGACTGCTGTCTACGAACTAGACACAGAGAAGGAACGTGACGCGCAAGCCATCTTTGAGCGCAGCCAGAAGATCCAGGAGGAGCTGAAGGGCAAGGAAGATGACAAGATCTATCGGGGAATCAATAATTATCAGAAATACATGAAGCCTAAGGATACGTCTATGGGCAATGCTTCCTCCGGGATGGTGAGGAAGGGCCCCATCCGAGCTCCCGAGCATCTGCGTGCCACCGTGCGCTGGGATTACCAGCCCGACATTTGTAAGGACTACAAGGAGACTGGCTTTTGCGGCTTCGGAGACAGCTGCAAATTCCTTCATGACCGTTCAGATTACAAGCATGGGTGGCAGATCGAACGTGAGCTTGATGAGGGTCGCTATGGTGTCTATGAGGATGAAAACTATGAAGTGGGAAGTGATGAGGAGGAAATACCATTCAAGTGTTTCATCTGTCGCCAGACCTTCCAAAACCCAGTTGTCACCAAGTGCAGGCATTATTTCTGCGAGAGCTGTGCCCTGCAGCATTTCCGCACCACCCCGCGCTGCTATGTCTGTGACCAGCAGACCAATGGCGTCTTCAATCCAGCGAAAGAATTGATTGCTAAACTGGAGAAGCACAGAGCTCCAGAAGAGGATGGTGCTTCCGATTTCCCAGAAGACCCCGATGAGGGTCCAATTCCCATTACTTAA